One Chlorobaculum limnaeum genomic window carries:
- a CDS encoding LysE family translocator yields the protein MIDLQTLLVFFPAALLLALSPGPDNLFVLAQSAQHGRSAGVAVTLGLCTGLIGHTLAVALGLAAIVKASALAFTLLKIAGALYLLWLAWQAWWAGAEAGESNAPSLGGFELYRRGIVMNLTNPKVTLFFLAFLPQFADPRRGSMTTQFLELGALFILATLIVFGGLSMVAGGLGERFRRSPAALRFVNRAAAAVFVALAVKLAIAER from the coding sequence GTGATCGATCTTCAGACGCTGCTTGTGTTCTTTCCGGCGGCCCTCTTGCTGGCGCTTTCGCCGGGGCCGGACAACCTCTTCGTACTTGCGCAGTCCGCGCAGCATGGCCGCTCCGCCGGAGTTGCCGTGACCCTCGGCCTCTGTACCGGCCTTATCGGCCACACGCTCGCCGTGGCGCTCGGTCTTGCCGCCATTGTCAAGGCTTCGGCACTCGCGTTCACGTTGCTGAAGATCGCCGGAGCACTCTATCTGCTCTGGCTCGCCTGGCAGGCGTGGTGGGCAGGCGCGGAGGCCGGCGAGTCGAACGCGCCATCTCTCGGCGGTTTCGAACTTTACCGGCGAGGAATCGTCATGAACCTTACCAATCCGAAGGTCACGCTCTTTTTTCTCGCCTTTCTTCCGCAGTTCGCCGATCCCCGACGCGGCTCGATGACCACGCAATTCCTCGAACTTGGCGCGCTCTTCATTCTGGCCACGCTGATCGTTTTTGGCGGTCTGAGCATGGTTGCCGGAGGGCTTGGCGAGCGATTCCGGCGTTCACCCGCTGCGCTCAGGTTCGTCAACCGCGCTGCCGCCGCAGTGTTCGTGGCGCTGGCCGTGAAACTGGCCATCGCGGAACGCTGA
- a CDS encoding type II toxin-antitoxin system Phd/YefM family antitoxin — protein MSGIDLVSDIRPLSEFRANTAALIAQVRKTGRPLVLTQHGKSAVVLLDVRHYQSMLSAFEQTQGFQTSGGASAMSGGEQP, from the coding sequence ATGAGCGGAATCGATCTTGTCAGCGATATCAGACCACTTTCGGAGTTCAGAGCCAATACGGCGGCACTCATTGCACAGGTCAGGAAAACCGGCCGTCCTCTCGTTCTGACCCAGCACGGTAAAAGCGCAGTAGTATTGCTCGATGTGCGCCATTACCAGTCGATGCTGTCGGCGTTCGAGCAGACGCAGGGATTTCAGACCAGCGGAGGTGCTTCGGCCATGAGTGGCGGCGAGCAGCCATGA
- a CDS encoding D-alanyl-D-alanine carboxypeptidase family protein, with protein sequence MSAHILDSFDPCKRDAGGEMGRPYNRFPSKLRVLFALFAFFVSTLTPLTASARRAPAPEGEDAVSAFIVKETGRPELLRSKEIDKLLSPASLTKIMTCMIAIESGRMDDVVSIPLEATQVEPTRAGFLPGEQIRLRDLVKAAMVNSSNDAAFAIAIHLGGSVDAFVSSMNVRARALGMGHTVFTNPAGYDRGLYAGNRTTARDLMMLTERAIRYPEFNAIAKLDRVVFSELSTGKRYSLRTHNKLMDRYPYTVGIKTGYTSMAGPCLIARALKDGRDMLVIMLNARTDRWSLASAMFDRGFGSETGSMVQVGGFAAADAPLRLAASAPALPASMVLAERTKALEALRRKVESHRGESTVAEIHGMSMDGRSEAKSSARIQSQEQPKPAVAAKSRIKSRRSGKEALKAGKKGSTRNQLLAKAQQRKLKSKLALKSAKKKGSAKVALRSRNKERQAIRTARKGAAKRSTAAVKSEKSRNGKEKLSLSKKSDRSPNG encoded by the coding sequence ATGTCAGCACATATCCTGGATTCCTTTGACCCGTGCAAACGGGACGCAGGCGGTGAAATGGGCAGGCCGTATAACCGTTTTCCCTCCAAGCTGCGAGTGCTTTTCGCACTGTTCGCTTTTTTCGTTTCCACGCTAACGCCGCTCACTGCCTCGGCCAGACGAGCACCGGCTCCGGAAGGCGAGGATGCCGTCTCGGCCTTTATCGTCAAGGAGACAGGCCGCCCTGAACTCCTCAGATCGAAAGAGATCGACAAACTCCTCTCTCCGGCCAGCCTGACCAAGATCATGACCTGCATGATCGCCATTGAGAGTGGCCGCATGGATGACGTGGTGTCGATTCCTCTCGAAGCGACGCAGGTCGAGCCGACCAGGGCTGGTTTCCTGCCGGGCGAGCAGATCAGACTGCGCGACCTGGTCAAGGCGGCCATGGTCAATTCGAGCAACGACGCTGCTTTTGCCATCGCCATCCATCTTGGCGGCAGCGTCGATGCATTTGTTTCGTCGATGAACGTGCGCGCCCGCGCCCTTGGCATGGGGCATACCGTGTTTACCAATCCTGCCGGCTATGACCGCGGACTCTATGCCGGGAACCGAACGACAGCAAGAGACCTGATGATGCTCACGGAACGCGCCATCAGGTATCCCGAATTCAATGCTATCGCAAAGCTTGACAGGGTGGTTTTCAGTGAGCTTTCAACAGGGAAGCGCTACAGCCTCAGAACCCACAACAAGCTCATGGATCGATATCCATATACCGTTGGTATCAAGACCGGCTATACCTCGATGGCTGGCCCATGCCTGATTGCAAGGGCGCTGAAAGATGGAAGGGATATGCTTGTCATCATGCTCAACGCACGGACGGATCGCTGGTCGCTGGCTTCCGCCATGTTCGACAGGGGTTTTGGATCCGAAACCGGCAGCATGGTTCAGGTTGGGGGATTTGCTGCTGCGGATGCTCCGCTCAGGCTTGCTGCTTCAGCTCCTGCGTTGCCTGCATCGATGGTGCTCGCCGAGCGAACCAAGGCTTTGGAGGCGCTGAGGCGAAAGGTTGAAAGCCACCGCGGTGAGTCCACCGTGGCCGAGATTCACGGAATGAGCATGGATGGCCGGTCAGAGGCGAAATCATCGGCCCGGATACAAAGCCAGGAACAGCCGAAACCCGCCGTGGCTGCGAAATCTCGCATCAAGTCGCGTCGTTCAGGCAAGGAGGCTCTCAAGGCTGGCAAGAAAGGCTCGACCCGCAATCAACTGTTGGCCAAAGCGCAGCAGCGCAAACTCAAGAGCAAGCTCGCTTTGAAATCGGCAAAGAAGAAAGGCTCTGCCAAAGTTGCGCTCAGGTCACGCAACAAGGAGCGTCAAGCGATCAGGACAGCCCGTAAGGGAGCCGCCAAACGTTCGACTGCCGCTGTAAAATCGGAGAAAAGTCGCAACGGGAAGGAGAAACTTTCCCTGTCGAAGAAATCTGACCGCTCTCCAAACGGGTGA
- a CDS encoding acyl-CoA thioesterase gives MFTHTFEVPDSSIDGYGHVSNIEYLRWMQEVATAHTASEGWTLDRYLQSHAIWVVRRHAIDYLAPAYAGERLDLHTWIEWVRDCQSVRRYLLTKAGAHRALARAETLWVCVDPETGRPKRVPEDFIQAFDQVPGGEAEVLRIVGKVFQSAS, from the coding sequence GTGTTCACCCATACCTTTGAGGTGCCCGACTCGTCGATCGACGGGTACGGACATGTAAGCAATATCGAATATCTTCGCTGGATGCAGGAGGTCGCCACGGCACACACCGCATCCGAAGGGTGGACGCTCGACCGTTATCTTCAAAGCCACGCCATCTGGGTCGTGCGCCGCCATGCCATCGATTACCTCGCGCCTGCCTATGCCGGTGAACGCCTCGACCTGCACACCTGGATCGAATGGGTCAGGGACTGCCAGTCGGTTCGCCGCTATCTGCTTACCAAAGCAGGCGCGCATCGCGCGCTCGCCAGAGCCGAGACGCTCTGGGTGTGCGTCGATCCCGAGACGGGACGCCCGAAGCGGGTTCCGGAAGATTTCATTCAGGCCTTCGACCAGGTTCCCGGCGGCGAGGCCGAAGTGCTCCGAATCGTCGGTAAAGTGTTCCAGTCAGCAAGCTGA
- a CDS encoding Dabb family protein, which produces MVKHIVMWCLKEEAHGNSADVNARLIKEKLEALNGRIPGVLSIEVGLDFSRTDSSAEVVLCSEFTDKAALEAYQRHPEHEALKPFIGEATSERRLVDYEC; this is translated from the coding sequence ATGGTCAAGCATATCGTGATGTGGTGTCTCAAGGAAGAGGCGCATGGCAACAGTGCCGACGTCAACGCACGCCTCATCAAGGAGAAGCTCGAAGCGCTAAACGGCAGGATTCCCGGCGTGCTGTCGATCGAGGTGGGACTCGACTTCAGCCGTACCGACAGCTCTGCGGAGGTGGTGCTCTGTTCTGAGTTCACCGACAAGGCCGCCCTCGAAGCCTACCAGCGCCATCCGGAACACGAAGCCCTCAAACCCTTCATCGGCGAAGCGACAAGCGAAAGGCGACTGGTGGATTACGAATGCTGA
- a CDS encoding IS5 family transposase, producing the protein MKNINPLGFFDEHFLLERLTKLKDPLVMLETHIDWALFQPVLEIAFSKPANKSKMGRPPFDRTMMFKILILQSLYSLSDDQMEYQITDRLSFKRFLGLKSSDKVPDAKTIWHFRETLIREGLIEALFARFNQALDDQCIFANTGQIVDASFVEVPRQRNSRDENQQIKQGQTPEAWKANPNKLRQKDRDARWAKKNKMNFYGYKNHIKVDKGTKLISDYTVTDASVHDSQELETLLDQTDAGQPLYADAASIGQEASIEQCGMTNNVHEKANKHHKLTETQKASNQEKTRHRARVEHIFGFLTNSMKAMYIRTIGYVRATAKIGLANLTYNMMRCVQLNKKVYNVFLWG; encoded by the coding sequence ATGAAGAACATCAATCCTCTGGGTTTTTTCGACGAGCATTTTCTCTTGGAACGCCTGACCAAGCTGAAAGATCCGCTGGTCATGCTTGAAACACATATCGACTGGGCTCTCTTTCAGCCTGTCCTTGAGATCGCGTTCTCCAAGCCGGCCAACAAAAGCAAGATGGGACGTCCCCCGTTTGATCGCACCATGATGTTCAAGATTCTCATTCTGCAAAGCCTCTACAGCCTTTCGGACGACCAGATGGAGTACCAGATTACCGATCGTTTGAGTTTCAAGCGCTTTCTCGGGCTGAAATCGAGTGACAAGGTTCCCGATGCCAAAACCATCTGGCATTTCCGTGAAACCCTGATCCGGGAAGGGCTCATCGAGGCACTGTTTGCACGCTTCAATCAAGCCCTTGACGACCAGTGCATCTTTGCAAACACGGGTCAGATTGTTGATGCCAGTTTCGTTGAAGTACCCCGTCAGCGCAACAGTCGTGATGAAAACCAGCAGATCAAGCAGGGCCAGACCCCTGAGGCTTGGAAAGCTAATCCCAACAAGCTTCGTCAAAAAGACCGTGACGCCCGTTGGGCCAAGAAAAACAAGATGAACTTCTACGGCTACAAGAACCATATCAAGGTTGATAAAGGAACCAAGCTTATCAGCGACTACACGGTAACCGATGCGTCAGTCCATGACTCCCAGGAACTCGAGACGCTTCTCGATCAAACTGATGCTGGACAGCCGCTGTACGCTGACGCAGCCTCTATCGGCCAGGAAGCAAGCATCGAACAGTGCGGCATGACCAATAACGTCCATGAGAAAGCCAACAAACACCATAAGCTTACCGAGACCCAGAAAGCCTCAAATCAAGAAAAAACTCGTCATCGTGCCCGAGTGGAGCATATCTTCGGTTTTCTGACCAATTCGATGAAAGCCATGTACATCAGAACCATCGGCTACGTTAGGGCAACGGCAAAGATTGGCTTGGCCAATCTGACCTACAACATGATGCGTTGTGTGCAGCTCAACAAAAAGGTTTACAACGTGTTTCTCTGGGGATAA
- a CDS encoding 4Fe-4S binding protein, producing MALYITEECTYCGACEPECPTNAISAGSEIYVIDAAGCTECVGFADAPACVAVCPAECIVQG from the coding sequence ATGGCACTGTATATCACTGAAGAATGCACCTACTGCGGTGCTTGCGAACCCGAATGCCCGACCAACGCAATCTCCGCTGGCAGCGAGATCTATGTCATCGATGCAGCTGGCTGCACCGAGTGCGTAGGCTTTGCCGATGCTCCGGCATGCGTCGCAGTCTGCCCGGCAGAGTGCATCGTTCAGGGCTGA
- a CDS encoding ferredoxin, which produces MAHRITDECTCCAACEPECPVSAISPGDSMYVIDEEVCVDCVGYHDEPACVAVCPVDCIFKV; this is translated from the coding sequence ATGGCACACCGTATTACCGATGAATGCACCTGCTGCGCAGCCTGTGAACCCGAATGCCCGGTCAGCGCAATCTCCCCTGGCGACTCCATGTACGTTATCGATGAAGAGGTATGCGTGGATTGTGTCGGCTATCACGACGAACCCGCCTGTGTGGCCGTCTGTCCGGTTGACTGCATTTTCAAGGTGTAG
- a CDS encoding PhoH family protein has product MTEKTIEFEGIEPVIIFGPYDSYLKKVREAFPDIRINARGAKITIGGDEPDLTAIEKIFREMIFLADQHGEVLENDVNALVSLALSPVSRPSITQAGDKDVIVETKDYVVKAKTDGQRRMVAEARTNDIVFAIGPAGTGKTYTAVAIAVAAWKAKTIKRIVLARPAVEAGESLGFLPGDLAQKIDPYLRPLYDALQDMLTAEKLKFLTERRVIEIVPLAYMRGRTLNNSFIILDEAQNASSKQMMMCLTRLGVNSKAIITGDVTQVDLPKEMESGLMNAQKILKGIKGISFVFLDKSDVVRHRLVKDIINAYEQHEEGRQHGAPKAEEL; this is encoded by the coding sequence TTGACTGAAAAAACGATCGAATTCGAAGGGATCGAACCCGTCATCATTTTCGGGCCTTACGACAGCTATCTGAAAAAAGTCCGTGAAGCCTTCCCCGACATTCGAATCAACGCACGCGGCGCGAAAATCACGATCGGCGGCGACGAACCCGATCTGACCGCCATCGAAAAGATTTTCAGGGAGATGATCTTCCTGGCCGACCAGCACGGTGAAGTGCTCGAAAACGACGTCAACGCCCTCGTCAGCCTGGCACTCTCACCGGTCTCCCGTCCTTCGATCACCCAGGCAGGTGATAAAGACGTAATCGTCGAAACGAAGGACTACGTCGTCAAAGCCAAAACCGACGGCCAGCGGCGGATGGTCGCCGAAGCGCGAACCAACGACATCGTCTTCGCCATCGGCCCGGCGGGCACCGGCAAGACCTACACGGCGGTCGCCATCGCGGTGGCTGCGTGGAAGGCGAAGACCATCAAGCGCATCGTGCTTGCCCGCCCGGCGGTCGAGGCGGGCGAAAGCCTCGGCTTCCTGCCCGGCGACCTCGCCCAGAAGATCGACCCCTACTTGAGACCACTCTACGACGCGCTTCAGGACATGCTCACCGCCGAAAAGCTCAAGTTCCTCACCGAGCGCCGTGTCATCGAAATCGTGCCGCTCGCCTACATGCGCGGCCGCACGCTGAACAACTCCTTCATCATCCTCGACGAAGCCCAGAACGCATCGAGCAAGCAGATGATGATGTGCCTGACCAGGCTCGGCGTCAACTCCAAGGCTATCATCACGGGCGACGTTACCCAGGTCGATCTGCCGAAGGAGATGGAGTCGGGACTGATGAACGCGCAAAAAATACTCAAGGGTATCAAGGGTATCAGCTTCGTTTTTCTCGACAAATCGGATGTGGTGCGCCATCGACTCGTCAAAGACATCATCAACGCCTACGAACAACACGAAGAAGGTCGCCAGCACGGCGCTCCGAAAGCAGAGGAACTTTGA
- the rfaD gene encoding ADP-glyceromanno-heptose 6-epimerase yields MIIITGGAGFIGSAMLWELNRNGADEVLVVDDLGKASEGKWLNLRGLRYADFIHKDDLPALLEHDRLPQIDAVIHMGAISSTTEQDANLLLRNNYEYSKMLAMWCARKETRFIYASSAATFGDGSEGYRDGIEALDRLRPLNMYGYSKHLFDCWMLRDGLLDKAAGLKFFNVYGPNEYHKEEMTSVVFKAFNQIGDNGSVRLFRSHNPDYANGEQMRDFVYVKDCTKIMQWLIETPSATGLFNIGTGQARSFRELVTATFDAMERPVSIEFIDMPETIRDKYQYYTCAECDHLRQAGYTGRMTPLEEGVRDYVQNYLGKTAPHLDTSAL; encoded by the coding sequence ATGATCATCATTACCGGCGGCGCGGGGTTCATCGGCAGCGCCATGCTCTGGGAACTCAACCGCAACGGCGCCGATGAGGTGCTCGTCGTCGACGACCTCGGCAAAGCCTCCGAGGGGAAATGGCTCAATCTCCGGGGCCTCCGCTACGCAGACTTCATCCACAAGGACGATCTGCCCGCGTTGCTCGAACATGACCGGCTTCCGCAGATCGATGCCGTGATCCACATGGGGGCCATCAGCTCCACCACCGAACAGGACGCCAACCTCCTTCTGCGCAACAACTACGAATACTCCAAGATGCTCGCCATGTGGTGCGCCAGAAAGGAGACGCGCTTCATCTACGCCTCCAGCGCGGCCACCTTCGGCGACGGCTCCGAGGGGTACCGCGACGGCATCGAGGCGCTCGACCGGCTCAGGCCGCTGAACATGTACGGCTACTCGAAGCACCTTTTCGACTGCTGGATGTTGCGCGATGGCCTCCTCGACAAAGCGGCGGGACTCAAGTTCTTCAACGTCTACGGCCCGAACGAATACCACAAGGAGGAGATGACCAGCGTCGTCTTCAAGGCGTTCAACCAGATTGGCGACAACGGCTCGGTGCGGCTCTTCCGGTCGCACAATCCGGATTACGCCAATGGCGAGCAGATGCGCGACTTCGTCTATGTGAAGGATTGCACGAAAATCATGCAGTGGCTGATCGAAACTCCGTCGGCAACGGGCCTCTTCAACATCGGCACCGGCCAGGCGCGCAGCTTCAGGGAGCTGGTGACGGCGACCTTCGACGCGATGGAGCGGCCTGTCAGTATAGAGTTTATCGATATGCCCGAAACGATTCGGGACAAATACCAGTATTATACCTGTGCAGAGTGTGACCATCTCAGGCAGGCAGGCTACACCGGGAGAATGACTCCGCTCGAAGAGGGGGTGAGGGATTACGTGCAGAACTACCTGGGCAAAACGGCCCCGCATCTGGATACCTCGGCGCTCTGA
- a CDS encoding RNA polymerase subunit sigma-24: MIEIKKTPMDLIDDIYSLAYWMTGNEKASSELVSTTCLNADLKAPETEVLKTFRECYLDTYGQNADLDMHETTEQSGGLVESLRQWTADIKLSVLLSELTGMRHAQISDIIGKPVETVRLWLFWGRKFFAHDNLMRASA, translated from the coding sequence ATGATAGAGATCAAGAAAACACCTATGGACCTGATCGATGACATATACAGCCTTGCCTACTGGATGACAGGCAATGAGAAGGCATCGAGCGAACTGGTGAGCACCACATGCCTTAACGCCGATCTGAAAGCGCCTGAAACCGAAGTGCTCAAGACCTTCCGCGAATGTTATCTCGATACGTACGGACAGAACGCCGATCTCGACATGCACGAAACCACGGAGCAGAGTGGCGGCCTGGTCGAATCGCTGAGGCAATGGACAGCCGATATCAAGCTTTCGGTTCTCCTGTCAGAGCTGACCGGCATGAGGCACGCGCAGATTTCAGATATCATCGGCAAGCCTGTCGAAACAGTCAGGCTCTGGCTCTTCTGGGGCCGCAAGTTCTTCGCGCACGACAATCTCATGAGAGCGTCCGCCTGA
- the hisC gene encoding histidinol-phosphate transaminase: MKRDFRAMLNPALEQIETYRVEGGQEAEVKLNQNENPFDLPGWLKEKILDQFRQEPWNRYPDILPYRGMTAYASFLGVSPESVIMSNGSNEMLYTIFMACLGAGRKVLIPEPSFSLYDKLARLQQAEVVEVLTHHDLSFDVEAIIEAAQRETVDFIVLSTPNNPTSKSLSHDEIERIVDAADAIVLVDEAYIEFSRERSALDLIDRHPNLIVLRTMSKALALAGMRIGFAIANPVLLAEISKPKIPFASGRLAEITLLEVLENYSLVTDAVKYILAERQRIETELAGIPGVHTFESDTNFLIIRVPNANEVFRKLKDAGVLVRNVSGYPLMENCLRFNVGLKEENDRLLELLKTL, from the coding sequence ATGAAAAGAGATTTCAGGGCCATGCTCAATCCTGCCCTGGAGCAGATCGAGACCTACAGAGTCGAGGGTGGCCAGGAGGCCGAGGTCAAGCTGAACCAGAACGAGAACCCCTTCGATCTGCCCGGATGGCTCAAGGAGAAGATTCTCGACCAGTTCCGCCAGGAGCCCTGGAACCGCTACCCGGACATTCTGCCCTATCGCGGCATGACGGCGTATGCGTCGTTTCTCGGCGTGTCGCCGGAGTCGGTGATCATGAGCAACGGCTCGAACGAGATGCTCTACACCATCTTCATGGCGTGCCTCGGCGCTGGCCGCAAGGTGCTCATTCCCGAACCCTCGTTCTCGCTCTACGACAAGCTCGCCCGTCTTCAGCAGGCCGAGGTGGTCGAGGTGCTGACGCATCATGACCTTTCGTTCGACGTCGAGGCGATCATCGAGGCCGCTCAGCGCGAAACGGTCGATTTCATCGTGCTCTCCACGCCGAACAATCCGACCAGCAAGTCGCTGTCGCACGACGAAATCGAGCGCATCGTCGATGCTGCCGACGCCATCGTGTTGGTGGATGAAGCCTATATCGAGTTTTCGCGTGAGCGTTCGGCGCTCGACCTGATCGACCGCCATCCTAATCTGATCGTTCTGCGCACCATGTCCAAGGCGCTGGCTCTCGCCGGTATGCGCATCGGCTTCGCGATTGCCAATCCCGTGCTTCTGGCTGAAATCTCCAAGCCGAAGATTCCCTTCGCATCGGGCAGGCTGGCCGAAATCACGCTTCTCGAAGTGCTCGAAAACTACTCGCTCGTGACTGACGCCGTGAAATATATTCTCGCCGAGCGGCAGCGCATCGAGACCGAGCTGGCCGGAATTCCTGGCGTCCATACCTTCGAGAGCGACACCAACTTCCTCATCATCCGCGTTCCGAACGCCAACGAGGTGTTCAGAAAACTCAAAGATGCCGGAGTGCTGGTGCGCAATGTCTCCGGCTATCCGCTCATGGAAAACTGCCTCCGCTTCAACGTCGGTCTCAAGGAGGAGAACGACCGCCTGCTGGAGCTGCTGAAAACTCTCTGA
- a CDS encoding RNA methyltransferase yields MAVFRQLAGDEMGRLAPDAYTNSVRHPVTLMLHNIRSMWNVGAMFRTADAAGIDEIVITGYTATPPRKEIEKTALGAQESVPWRHFADPVEAIAALKEEGKKIFGLEIAENSRAYTSLTPYDFPLALIVGNEVEGIGDALLGHCDGVIEIPQYGVKHSLNVAVAAGVALFECVRAFRENR; encoded by the coding sequence ATGGCGGTTTTCAGGCAGTTGGCGGGCGACGAGATGGGTCGGCTCGCGCCCGACGCCTACACGAATTCGGTGCGTCATCCGGTGACACTCATGCTGCACAACATTCGCAGCATGTGGAACGTCGGCGCGATGTTCCGGACAGCCGACGCGGCGGGCATCGATGAAATTGTCATCACCGGCTACACGGCCACGCCGCCGCGCAAGGAGATCGAAAAGACCGCCCTCGGCGCGCAGGAGAGCGTGCCGTGGCGACATTTCGCCGATCCGGTCGAGGCGATCGCGGCGCTGAAAGAGGAGGGTAAGAAGATTTTCGGCCTCGAAATCGCCGAGAACAGCCGGGCCTACACCTCGCTGACACCATATGATTTTCCCCTCGCGCTGATCGTCGGTAACGAGGTCGAGGGGATCGGAGACGCACTGCTCGGCCACTGCGATGGCGTCATCGAAATTCCGCAGTATGGCGTGAAGCATTCGCTGAACGTGGCCGTGGCGGCGGGGGTGGCGCTTTTCGAATGCGTCAGGGCCTTCAGGGAAAACCGGTGA
- a CDS encoding alpha/beta fold hydrolase has product MLHYKTHVIAEDAPWVVFVHGAGGSSSIWFLQIKEFVKHFNVLLVDLRGHGRSKQITTSKEERRYNFEVVTRDVIEVLDALQIQRAHFIGISLGTILIRNLSELAPERVQSMIMGGAIIRLNVRAKVLVAIGNFFKSLVPYMWLYTFFAWIIMPKARHRKSRVMFVNEAKKVAQKEFMRWFTLTYELNPLLKYFEEKDTGIPTLYLMGEEDYMFLPAVEYIVSHHTNSYLQVISNSGHVCNIDQPHEFNSRAIDFLRNISARSLPQNVEAVPQLVAI; this is encoded by the coding sequence ATGCTCCATTACAAAACACATGTGATTGCCGAAGACGCCCCGTGGGTAGTGTTCGTGCATGGCGCGGGAGGAAGCTCGTCGATCTGGTTTCTCCAGATCAAAGAGTTCGTCAAGCACTTCAATGTCCTGCTGGTCGATCTCCGCGGACATGGCCGCTCCAAGCAGATCACCACGTCAAAAGAGGAGCGCCGTTACAATTTTGAAGTCGTTACCCGCGACGTCATCGAGGTGCTCGACGCTCTGCAAATCCAGCGCGCGCACTTCATTGGCATCTCGCTCGGCACCATTCTCATCAGGAATCTCAGCGAGCTGGCCCCGGAGCGGGTGCAGTCGATGATTATGGGGGGCGCGATCATCCGGCTTAACGTGCGGGCCAAGGTGCTGGTGGCTATCGGCAATTTCTTCAAGAGTTTAGTGCCTTACATGTGGCTCTACACTTTTTTCGCCTGGATCATCATGCCGAAAGCCCGGCACCGCAAGTCCCGCGTCATGTTCGTGAACGAAGCCAAAAAGGTGGCGCAGAAGGAGTTCATGCGCTGGTTCACTCTCACCTACGAACTCAATCCGCTCCTGAAGTATTTCGAAGAGAAAGATACCGGCATTCCGACGCTCTACCTCATGGGCGAAGAAGATTACATGTTCCTGCCAGCGGTTGAGTATATCGTTAGCCACCACACCAACTCCTACCTCCAGGTGATCAGCAATTCAGGCCACGTTTGCAACATCGACCAGCCTCACGAATTCAACTCCCGCGCTATCGACTTTCTTCGGAACATCTCCGCCAGGAGTCTGCCCCAAAACGTTGAGGCTGTGCCGCAGCTCGTCGCCATTTAA
- the pth gene encoding aminoacyl-tRNA hydrolase produces the protein MKLIVGLGNPELRHAATRHNIGFDVIDHLAGNSAFSSGKGNYRYAKIAAPGGPLILVKPMTYMNLSGHAVVAAMNFWKIQKEELLVICDDVNIPLGTVRMRAKGSAGGQNGLKHIIQSLGSEEFARLRVGVGVEPLPVSLSSFVLSKFSAEERKCVDKVIPVCADAVLDFASLGIEHAMTRFNGTVC, from the coding sequence ATGAAACTTATCGTCGGCCTTGGCAATCCCGAACTTCGTCACGCGGCAACGAGGCATAATATCGGCTTCGATGTCATCGACCACCTCGCCGGAAACTCGGCGTTTTCGTCGGGCAAGGGCAATTACCGCTACGCAAAAATCGCTGCGCCGGGCGGGCCGCTGATTCTCGTCAAGCCGATGACCTACATGAATCTGTCGGGCCACGCCGTGGTGGCGGCGATGAACTTCTGGAAAATCCAGAAGGAAGAGTTGCTCGTGATTTGCGACGATGTCAACATTCCGCTGGGCACCGTGCGGATGCGGGCGAAAGGTTCGGCGGGCGGGCAGAACGGGCTGAAGCACATCATCCAGAGCCTCGGCAGCGAGGAGTTCGCGCGGCTGCGCGTCGGCGTTGGCGTGGAGCCGCTGCCGGTGTCGCTCTCGTCGTTCGTGCTGTCGAAGTTCAGCGCGGAGGAACGGAAATGCGTCGATAAGGTGATTCCGGTCTGCGCCGACGCAGTGCTCGACTTCGCCTCGCTTGGCATCGAACACGCGATGACCCGTTTTAACGGGACGGTCTGTTAA